The Candidatus Eisenbacteria bacterium DNA segment CCCTCGGCGCGCCGCACCACGGCACGCGACAGCCGCCGCCGAACCCGAGCCGCGGGGCGTTCCAGCGCCACGTGAATGCCCCACGCGATCGCGATCGACACGCCGAGTCCGACCACGCCCTGAACGGGCGCCGGCCACGTGGTGCGGTGATGCAGCGCCGCGAGCACCACGTGGTGAAGCAGGTAGAGCGAGTACGAGAGCACCCCGAGGAAACGTGCGATCGGGTGATTGAGCAGGCGCATCGGGCCCCATTCGGAGTGGCGGATCGCCGCGACGAACACCGGGATCAGTGCCACTCCCTGCAGCGTGTAGCGCAGAGTTTCACGGAATGCCGGCGCGCGATAGACGAACGTGAACACGAGCGTGGCGATCCCGAGCGGCAGCCACACGAACTTGAGCCACCGGCCGTCGCCGCGCGCGGCGTCGATTCCGGGGTTGCAGTGCAGTGCGAGCGCGCAGCCGAACAGCAACGAGTCGAAGCGGGTGTCACTGCCCATGTAGGTTCGATCCTCGGGTGCGTGCTGCGCGAGCACCAGCCAGCATCGCCACGCCAGCACCGCCGCGCACAGTCCCCACAGCACCATCGCGCGAGTGCGCGGACGCGAGGGGCCGCGCATCAGCGCGAGGAAGATCCACGGGAACAACAGGTAGAAGTGTTCCTCGATCGCGAGCGACCAGTACACGCCGGCGCCGGCCGGAATTCCGTCGACGCCGTGCGCGATCGTCCAGTAGTTGTTGAAGTGGAACGCCTGGGCCAGCAACGGCATCGCGGCAAGCCGCCCGGGAACCACGTTCACGAGCACTCCGATCACCGCGAGCAACAGCACGGCGTAGAACGGCGGCCAGATTCGGAGCGCGCGACGCAGGTAGAAATCGCGCATCCGGATCGTGCCGTGCTGTTCGAGCTCGAGCCGCAACAGCGTGGTGATCAGGTAACCGCTCAGGAAGAAGAACACCGTGACGCCGAAGCCGCCCGGCACCAGCGACTGAAGGCCCGCGTGCGAGACGTAGA contains these protein-coding regions:
- a CDS encoding acyltransferase codes for the protein MMFRALRTEPMPKYLANTSGPPARALSAHAIPSLDGLRAISFLIVYVSHAGLQSLVPGGFGVTVFFFLSGYLITTLLRLELEQHGTIRMRDFYLRRALRIWPPFYAVLLLAVIGVLVNVVPGRLAAMPLLAQAFHFNNYWTIAHGVDGIPAGAGVYWSLAIEEHFYLLFPWIFLALMRGPSRPRTRAMVLWGLCAAVLAWRCWLVLAQHAPEDRTYMGSDTRFDSLLFGCALALHCNPGIDAARGDGRWLKFVWLPLGIATLVFTFVYRAPAFRETLRYTLQGVALIPVFVAAIRHSEWGPMRLLNHPIARFLGVLSYSLYLLHHVVLAALHHRTTWPAPVQGVVGLGVSIAIAWGIHVALERPAARVRRRLSRAVVRRAEG